DNA from Bacteroidales bacterium:
CACATGCTCCAAACGAAAAAGTCCCGGTTGATGATCTGGTAAAAGCATCAGCATTTTACGCTGCTTATGCTTACATGATATAATGTTGACGCGGATTGACGCAGATTTTTACTGATTGACACATAAAATATTCATAAATTTCATCTAAAAAATCAATTATGAAATCATTTGAAAAAATTATTGAAGAAATTAAAAAAATGAAAACAAATCTTTATCAAAAAGATTTTCTTTTAACATGGGACAAAACAAAAGATGAATTGCTGCAAACCCTTTTAGTTGCTGAAGCTTTAAAGTATCTGCGCGACAATAACATTTCAGCAAAATGTTTTGATTCAGGTTTGGCAATCTCTAACTTCCGCGACAATTCAACTCGTACACGCTTTTCATTTGCATCAGCATGTAACTTACTCGGATTGGAAGTTCAGGATCTGGATGAAGCTAAATCGCAAGTAGCCCACGGCGAAACAGTTCGCGAAACTGCAAATATGATCTCTTTCTTAACCGATGTTATCGGAATTCGTGATGATATGTTTCTTGGTGCTGGTCATACTTACATGCTTGAAGTTGGCGAAGCCCTTGATGATGGCTTCAAACAGGGCGTACTTCCTGCTCGTCCGGGAATTGTAAATCTTCAATGCGATATTGACCACCCTACACAATCGATGGCTGATTTATTACATCTGAAAAATTATTTCGGTTCACTCGAAAATTTAAAAGGCAAAAAAATTGCAATGACATGGGCTTATTCACCAAGCTACGGAAAACCGCTGTCGGTGCCACAAGGCATCATTGGTTTGATGACCCGTTTCGGGATGCAGGTCGATCTTGCTTATCCCGAAGGTTATGATTTGATTCCCGATGTAATTGAACTTGCCGGAAAAAATGCAAAAGAAACAGGAGGAAGCTTCCGCGTTGTAAATAATATGGATGAAGCATTTAAAAATGCCGACATCGTGTATCCCAAGAGCTGGGCGCCATACAAGGTTATGGAAAGAAGAACACAACTGCTTCAGAAAAATGATAAAGAAGGATTAAAAGTTTTAGAACAGGAATGCCTTGCCAATAATGCAAAATTCAAAAACTGGGAATGCACCGAAGAAAAAATGAAACTCACAAAAGATGGAAAAGCGTTATACATGCACTGTCTTCCTGCTGATATTTCTGATGTTTCATGTAAAGAAGGCGAAGTTGCTGCAACTGTGTTTGAAAAATACCGCATCGAAACTTATAAGGAAGCAGGGTACAAACCTTACATCATCGCTTCAATGATTTTCAATAATAAATTTAAAAACGCAACTGAAATTCTTGAACGATTAAAGAAACAAAATTCAAAAAGAATAATCGAATAATCCAAAAGGCTGCTTTAAAGCAGCCTTTTTAGTTTTATAGTTCGTTAAGTTTTAAAATGCAGATAAAATAGATTTCTTGCTAATGCCCGAAATGACAATATCAATCTGCATTT
Protein-coding regions in this window:
- the ygeW gene encoding knotted carbamoyltransferase YgeW; this translates as MKSFEKIIEEIKKMKTNLYQKDFLLTWDKTKDELLQTLLVAEALKYLRDNNISAKCFDSGLAISNFRDNSTRTRFSFASACNLLGLEVQDLDEAKSQVAHGETVRETANMISFLTDVIGIRDDMFLGAGHTYMLEVGEALDDGFKQGVLPARPGIVNLQCDIDHPTQSMADLLHLKNYFGSLENLKGKKIAMTWAYSPSYGKPLSVPQGIIGLMTRFGMQVDLAYPEGYDLIPDVIELAGKNAKETGGSFRVVNNMDEAFKNADIVYPKSWAPYKVMERRTQLLQKNDKEGLKVLEQECLANNAKFKNWECTEEKMKLTKDGKALYMHCLPADISDVSCKEGEVAATVFEKYRIETYKEAGYKPYIIASMIFNNKFKNATEILERLKKQNSKRIIE